Within the Eucalyptus grandis isolate ANBG69807.140 chromosome 1, ASM1654582v1, whole genome shotgun sequence genome, the region GAGAATTCAGCAATTTGCAAGATTCACCAGTCCTAGAAAGTAAACAAATTATACCGTTCATCCTCAAGTAATGTGTCCTGTAAGCTCCAGATCGTTAAGGTACTGTGCACGAAACTAAGTCCTTCTGTTCATTAGGTTGCAAAGCAGTGGCAGCTTGCGCAACAGGATCTTTTTTTCAACCTCTCCATGAAACCGTTCTTGGAAAGAAGTTAAACACCAGCATCTAGTATATAGGTATGAACCTTGGTTCCTTGTATGTCAAATCAAATGAAGTctcccaaaaataaattaacaggGTAAATCATCAACCTAAATTTTTTCCTGGTAAACATTGGTGTGCAAAGACATAGCCTGCCGATTCAATCTTTCTTCTGATAGGAAAGTGCTAGAACAAATATTTCGTGGTTATTGATGCTCTGCTGAGTTGATGCTGAAGAGTTGAAAtggtgaagaagaaataatcaaatgtttGCAACAATTTGAGTTTACCACTTCTATATCAGATAAATATGAATTCTTTAAGCTAGAGAAGAGGAAATTAGATCAGCTGCCATGTCAACGCAGTTGTTGCGGTACGTTGCTTTTGGATttaagaaggagaagaaaaagatgtAAACTTCAAAGACTTGGTAAATACTGAGTCAAGCACGGCCATCTATAAATAGACAGTGTTACCATGCAAGAGACCTCACTCCTCCCTCAAGCAATCATTCTTCTGAACTCGAGATCAGGGAGCCCAATTTTCTGTCCATCGATGAAGTATCTTCCCATTAGCCTTCTCATCTTGGCTTTGGCAACTGCCACTGCTTTTGCTTATGACCCGAGTCCTCTTCAGGACATATGCGTCGCCACCAATGACCCGAACTCTGGAGGTTGGTCCGCAATTCTTGCACTATTCATGTCTTTCAATTCTGGCATATGATGCTAAAGCAATAACAGGAATTCTGTTTCTTATGCAGTTTTTGTGAATGGAAAGTTCTGCAAGGACCCAAAACAAGCCTCCGCAGATGATTTTCTCTTTATGGGGTTGAGGAATCCTGGAAACACGGCGAATCCGCTTGGATCAAAAGTCACACAGGCTTTCGTTGACCAATTTCCGGGACTCAACACTCTTGGAATATCCATGGCCCGCCTTGACTTCGCTCCTGGTGGCCTAAATCCTCCCCACACTCACCCACGTGGCACTGAGGTTTTGGTCGTGGTGGAGGGTATGCTACTTGTTGGCTTCATCACTTCCAACCAATTAAACAACACTCTCTTCACCAAAGTCTTGTACAAGGGGGACGTGTTTGTGTTTCCAATCGGGCTTATTCACTTCCAGTTGAATACCGGAAACACCAATGCACTAGCCTTTGCAGGTCTTAGCAGCCAAAACCCAGGAGTTATTACCATTGCTAATGCTGTCTTTGGAGCGAAGCTACCCATTTCTACTGATGTTCTCACCAAGGCCTTTCAAGTCGACAAGAAGGAGGTTGACTACCTCCAGGCACAGTTTTGGTACGACAACAACTAAAAGGAATGTATggctgaaaataaaaagaaagactGAATAGAATAAAAGGCTGCCTTGGAACAATAACTACTTGAGCACACAGTATATCAAGGCATACTTATGTACGTCATATATCAAGGCATACTTACACCTATTTGTAATCAAAGATGGTTCTTAAACATcatatcatctctctctctctctctctaacatcTAATTAAGTAGAAATTGAAAACTTATCATCTAAAATTATGGGATTGCCAGATTAAAGTCCATGCTTTTGTAActgtatcacaaaaaataatcgCTACCAAAACAAATGCCGATTTCCAATTGTGGTCAAATTGTGTCAAGAGGgtgtttgaaaaaaatatttatgatcaCTTACATATACCGCCATAGGAATCAAAAAAGTCTGGCAAGGTGTACATCATTATCCAGGAAAGCAAAGTTCCAGAATAAATTTTCCTGCTCGGTATGCCAAATCTGGTCTTAGTTAGTGATTTCCACTAATGATAGCAACGTGGCATAATAGTTAATGCCAAACCTCAACTTAACTTAAATCAATTCAAGTAAGAAGATTTTAGTGTTTTTTATAGCCAAAAAGATGTTTTCTACAGTAGCCTTTCAATTGACAGTAGAAAATTGAAATGCCTGGTTGAAACCTAATCTTAACCTACTTAAGTCAACTGAATTCGGTTTCCCCTAGAATGACTTGTCACATCATATTTCTCCAATCATGGAGTGTGAAATGAATCCTCATTCAAACTTATATTGAGGTGTATAAATGCTTTTAGGACACGACAAAACCTTGAATAAGATATGTTAATATCACCCTTTCTTGATGATATCAACATTACAACTTCATTAGAATACACATGGCCACCGGAGAAATATGGGGATTGTAAAGGGAAAATTGTATTATATTATTCAATAAAAGTCTACAAGTACATGAAGTAATcaccaataaaaaaatgcctAAAATCCTAAAGGCCACTTTACTCTTTTATAATTTGCAAAACTCTCCCTCAAGCTAAACCATAGATACTAATCATGCCcagcttgttacaaatatattCTATCCTCCCATTACTCAAAGGTTTAATAGCCTATAAGTTGTTTACTGCTCCTAATATGATGGGGAAGAATCACTCAACTTTATAACTTTTTTCGAATAATATGACAGTCAACTTCAATGTGTTTTGTCCTCTCGAGGAACACAAGGTTGAAAGCTATGTGTAATGTTGCCTCATTATCACACCATAGAGACATAGGAATTGAAGCTTTAAAGTTTAACTCAGTCATTAGCTGTTGAATCCACATTAAGTCACATGTCAGTTGTGCCATGACTCTATATTCTAACAAAACACTCGAGCGAGCAATAGACTCTTTTTCTAACTCTTCTGTGACACCAGATTTCCTCCAACCAAGGTAGAGTAGCTAGTGGTTGATCTCATATCATCTCGAAACTCAGAGTAGCTAGTGGTTGATCTCATATCATCTCGAAACTCTACCCAATCAATATCAGAGAATCCTTCAACTACACTATGACCATGGTTTGATAAACAATTCCTTTCCCTAAAGCCTTCTTCAAGTACCTCAAAATCTGAATGATAGCATTCCAGTAAGATGTACGAGGGAAAGACAAAAATTGGCTTATCACACTAGTTGGAAAGGCAATGTCTAGTCAAATAATTATTAGATAATTCAGCTTACCTACTAGCCTtctatatctttaaggattatCAAGAATCTCTCCACTCTCAGCAACTAGTTTAACTCCTTGTTTTTTAGGTGAATGAAGAAGTTTTAATCCAAACATGCATGTCTCAGTGAACAAATCCAGAACATACTTTGGTTGTGACAAGACCAATACCTTTCTATGATTGTGCCACCTcaattcctagaaaatatttcaaCTTTCCCAAGTCTTTGGTCTGAAAATATTGCTGAAGATAGAGATTTAGTTTGGCTATACAAACCAAATCATCTCCCGTGATGATAAAATATCGTGAATATACATAATCAAGAACAACTTGCCTCCCCCTGactatttataaaagaaagagtGATTATTTCCACATCTATATAGTACAAGAGAGAGTACAATCTTCGTAAATCTTCTAAAACACGCCTGTGGAGACTTTCAAACCATACAATGACTTTTCTAACTTACAAACAAATCATCTAGACTTACCCTAAGCAACAAACCCTGAAAGTTGCTCTATTGGACAATGGCAATGAAGGAGTTGGATGAATTGTACCGACCCCCTTAGCCTATGTAGATGAATCATTAGCTAGGGGAACAATGAATAATGATGGAgtaagagaagaaaatataCATGAAAGACATGACGTGTGATCCGAGGCCCCtgaatcaatgatccaaggCCAAAGCAGCTAAAAGGCATGCAGTAGCATTACCTGTTTGTACTAGAGTAATAGTGGAAGAATTAAGCTGTGAAATCTAAAGTCGGTTGTATCAAGCAAATTCCTCATCATATATAACCACAACCACAATATTTTCCCTCAAGCAACTCAACCTCAACAATTAAATGATctaaacataattgaaaaatattacgTCGATAAACCACTTCATACTAATAGCCTAACAAGATTGTCATAATACTAGTAACCAATCGAACCAATGGTGTAGATATATGAACAAAGTGCCGAACAACATCCCTAGCTGACCTAAAGTTCTCTCAGAGGACCAAGGAGCTTGATCAACGTCAAATTTTGGCTAGTCAACACTAGACAACGCTGGATATGGACCAAATGATGCTCGCTAGTGTCGGATCTGGACTTGCAACAATAAATCAAGCATGACGAGGAGATCCTTGATGCCAGAGCATTCTCGAAAGACGTCGATCCTGCAAAAGAGTCATTGATTTAGTGGGCAAGACGTCAATCGCATTATTATAGATTGACCACATGGTCGTTGATTTACAAGGCAATTATTGATTCCGAGTCTACTTCAATCACTTCGCATTTAGAGAGTGTTCACATTCCTTGAAGACCATTCACTCAATAACTTGGGAAAAAGTAAATACATGCAACcaacaatatttattttttatattttaaggtTTAGTAAATGCCATTTAAGTTTCTAGAGTCTTTATTTAATTGTCCTTGTTTTCTAGTAAAACTACTTTTATCTTCTCAATGAGTCTTTTTATCTTCCCAATAAGTCTCGGTAATTACTCATGCCTAGAGGGTTATCCCAAGCCCATCTATATAATCATGCTATGATGAATGAGAAGGTGAACTaacttgtgacatcctgaatttttcaGTCATATTTTCAACTtaataaatcgagcatttcatcaacgcacctatagtgctattctcatagctaatcactcctgagataacaagactatctggggaagtcattaaagaattttaatgcattagacttgagaattcaaccaagaatcggctACTTGACTGTGCTCATCTGCAAAGATCAATACAGCACAGTTAAAAGTcaattagagattagagataggtcaattcgacaaATTTGTGTTGTTAAACGttggtgattccactaaattacaaaattcttgtcgaccggcactagaatgatttttctatcgttttggtactttgtgtccgtatttgaaacctcggaattttcacgaccaccaagagtcgccaatgtatcaAAGAGGTTTGTTGTGGAtcaaagaaaatcgatcacaggtcatttacactaaaaacttCTGAAAGCCACttagtagcctaggtcatgtTAAAATTGtgccggattgaaattaaccacgaatttgaatccaatttcagaaattgaaaattatgtcatgtcacgagtcattttaggaaggTCGACTCAATCTCCGaggatttttctgcaaaccgaggtTTTGGCAGAAAAAGTTGACATAAGGCCGTTTTCGACCGGAAAAATCAaaggaccattttttatcgcgaaattgggatgcaagtaggatctattggcaaggaaaaatgccaatttgatcaGAGATACATCGGTGGAATTCATAGGACCTAATTTGAGttgattcaagaaggaattgaagtccaatttgatgaaattgCTTCCAAAATTCTTAGCTCCCCCTTGGACCCAACATTTGGACCACTCCAAGGCTTCTAGAAGAagtttttggtttgaaaaatgtGCTGGGGAAGCCAGCTTGATGATGGGACCAAAAGAAAGGGACCAAAGAGGATAAAATAGACCAACGTGGTCCCCTCCAGCCCTAACCGgtcccctctccctccttcttctccctcaCCCGTCGACCCATCCTCCTTCTTTCAGCCCTTAAAGCTTCCAGCAACCTAGAAAAACCGACCAACAAGCCAGCAGCCCCACCGGAACCACTGCACGCCATCGCGTCGCCATCGCTACCTGTCGTGGACTCAGCCACAAGCCCGCGCGCCACCACTGTCCCTGGCCATCGTCCTGCTTCAATTGTGAGCCCAAGCCTTCCCCCGAGTCATTCGGACCCTCCTCGTCGTTGCTAGAGCTACCTAGTCGCCCACATGCCGCCGTAAAGCCCTGCCGAGCACCCCTACAACCTCCGCCAATCCTTGCTCACCCAACCAGCCACCGTCCAACCTCTCTCGGCCAAGAACAAAAGCCGAAGTTAGTGGGTCTCTTAGCcactgtttggcccgttttggtgGCTTTCCCGACCCTGCTTGGTGGTTCTGCTTTTGAAGTTTGTGGACCATCTCTACTTCGCCATCATTTTGATCCGAGCggatcattaatcaagtgagtttaactcactaatcattgCTTAGTAAATTAATaatgtttaagggttgattagtttagactaagtatggattaggtggatagttagaatagattagcaatttaattaaccgttattgcatgttaggtggttagagtagtataattagagcctagataagctctagtatttatctagagtagtTCGGAATTTTTCCGAGCCCATCTTAGCTTTTAATTAGGCTATTCTGGCCTAAGTTactatttttggtatttaataattaatttttgtaattatttatttatttatttattttctgaaaattagatcgggatagccggtgatcaaaattttatgctgattacaATGGTGTGAtcgaattatttatttgactacTAATTTGTGCTGATTGAGTgcgatttgtgatttttggtatttatcccaaaatttgttattttctgtaattaattagaaaattatcgagcgtcggtttacagctccaaaaatgtatttttggaCTGTGGAAATTAATGGAATTGTCAAggtgaaaatattatattttggctaaggccgaccgtgtacccacacacgattatttttatcgagtatgataaaaaatgatgattttgttaGATGGttgggatggtatactatatcagtctacgggctctgatatgtcagcttagaacGAGTaatataccggtatactatatcagcatATGGGCATCGATATGCCAACTTAGTGCAAGCAATATACCTtagcagcttttggtgagcattattagtatactatatcaacttgCAGACCTCGATATATTAGCTTAGtgcgagcagtataccttagcagcttctggtgagcattattagtatactatattagcttGCGGGCCtcaatatgtcagcttagcacAAGTAATATACtttttatcagcttagagtgagtagtCCTAGAGTAATTGGACTATATAaatagtattgattgaaatgatcgGGAAATGGTCTTGATGACATTGATGCTTCAATCTAATTGGTTGAAATGATTGGGTGGTTatttgaattatattgaattgCAAGAAGGAAcagaggcaaaggtaagtcctctgactcgtgcttATGTTTAGGTAACCCTCaaggtgtattttctttctaatcggATCTTAGGGGGTTAACTCGTTGAGACgtcatctcaccccattgtgggataacatttcaggtccttagatggcggctCCTCCCGATCATTTTGGACAACTGAAGAAAGTCATAATATAGAGGTGTTACATTTTGTTCCATGGGAACCCTAGGGGCTGGACCTATGAGATAGTGAGGTCCGTGGTTTGCGTTGATGCGGGTTTACCCCCACAAAGTACCCTCATCAATACAAATCATGGTACCGCCAAGATCGTAATGGTCAGAGAGATGACCTTATATCGAAATTTGAGATACCCATGTATGTGCCGGAGGTTGTTTTTAGGAAAGGCACTGCAAATCCTCCAGGTGGTTCGGTTGTAAACCCGGATTTCTTAAATCCAGGGACCCCAGTGTACTCAGCTGGAGGCTccaatgaggatgaggatgaggaggaggaggaagatcaGTAATTGTTTGCAAACCCCCCTGTTTTGTAGACCTGGCatgtatgtgtatatataaatgtgttgttgattttcaaaattatggccCTACATTCCTATCACATCTTGTTactgtctggggattatttattcacttccgcatgtgcattaaataTGATTGGGTTGGCGATACGTTGCTGAGAtatcgctatttaatcgactacAAAGGGTTGGGCACACGCTcgaaggatcggggcgtgacatccccgtttaagtggtattagagcatggtTTAGGGATTGGAGTGATAAAGTGCGATGGCTCATGGGACagttagtaggaaatgcctttatttCATgactggtgcatgtctgtgatagttggttggtagaattgtttgtttatGTGGATCGCTCAGCTTTTAATTCTGTGTGGAATTAGAAGCAGGCTTCTTTAAAGAACCTTCAAAATGAGCTATCAAGAGCATATGACTCCTAGGAAGAGGACTATCAGGCCTATTACTCGAGGTAAGATGCTGATGAGGGTCGGTACTCGAGGAGGCTGCAGTAAAGCGCCAGCTCAAACCAACACTAGTGGAATAGCACCGCCGCATGTTGGTGCTAGAGTTGCAGCCCCTAGTAATCCCAGGTTCGAGGGGATCATGCAAACACTTGAAATTATGAGAGATCTAATAGGGCTGCAGGCCCATAACCAAGCCACTACTGCTCAAGCTGCCATTACTGTTACCGTTGCCGCCACTATTGAGGCCGCACCCGTTGTTGCACCTATCGAAGTTCTAACTGGGAACATAGTTGTGGAAAGGGAGAGACCAATCCACAAGTTAGTGGAGCAATTCCTGAAGCTGAACCCACCAAGATTCACTGATCCTAGAGACCCTGAGACTACCTCGCTATGGATTTAGGACTTGGAAAAAGCATTTGCACTTCTGAGgtgcaatgaagaagaaagagttgTCCCGGCAGTGTATTAACTGCGGGGTAATGCAAACACCTGGTAGAGAGCCGCCAGAGATACAGTATTCCTAAGAGGAGTAATTCCGGTGTGGGATGTGTTCCTCAGAACTTTCAATGATAAGTATTTCTTGGGTAGTGCTCGAGaacagaagatggaggaatttcaaCACCTCAGCCAAGGAATGATGACGGTTGACTAGTACGAGGTCAAGTTTGCGGAGCTTTCTCAGTATGCTCCGAGGTTGATTAAGGATCCAAAGGACAAGGCTTGAAGGTTTAGGAATGGCCTTCGAGTAGAGTTGAAACAACCCCTGATACCATTGGATCTTAAAGACTATAGAGAAGTTTACCATCGAGCTTAGCTGCTTGAGAGAAGTTTGAATGAGCAAGCCGCCTCGTCTGGATCGAGGTTTAATTCAAACAGATAAGGGATT harbors:
- the LOC104438688 gene encoding germin-like protein subfamily 1 member 7; this encodes MKYLPISLLILALATATAFAYDPSPLQDICVATNDPNSGVFVNGKFCKDPKQASADDFLFMGLRNPGNTANPLGSKVTQAFVDQFPGLNTLGISMARLDFAPGGLNPPHTHPRGTEVLVVVEGMLLVGFITSNQLNNTLFTKVLYKGDVFVFPIGLIHFQLNTGNTNALAFAGLSSQNPGVITIANAVFGAKLPISTDVLTKAFQVDKKEVDYLQAQFWYDNN